A genome region from Glycine max cultivar Williams 82 chromosome 5, Glycine_max_v4.0, whole genome shotgun sequence includes the following:
- the LOC102662341 gene encoding uncharacterized protein, translating into MIRTIFACLNGKASHKKSKLEPLEVTKPVYRDELTKKQRLRKAVKKTVRFAESEPTILGEDSEKTRCVSGNEVGGKEGIRVRIKLTKEEAARLLSKCNNGGILEFEDVARELVLIPVNRVSIVSDGTINL; encoded by the coding sequence TGGAAAAGCATCACATAAAAAATCTAAACTAGAGCCACTGGAAGTCACAAAACCTGTTTATAGAGATGAGTTAACCAAAAAACAAAGGCTAAGGAAGGCAGTGAAGAAAACTGTCCGTTTTGCGGAATCAGAACCTACCATTTTGGGAGAAGATAGTGAGAAGACAAGGTGTGTTAGTGGCAATGAAGTGGGAGGAAAAGAAGGGATAAGAGTGAGGATCAAATTGACAAAAGAAGAAGCTGCACGGTTGCTATCAAAATGCAACAATGGAGGAATTCTCGAATTCGAGGATGTTGCTCGTGAGCTTGTGTTGATCCCTGTTAACCGAGTTAgcattgtgtccgatggcacaatCAATTTGTAG